The Terriglobus roseus region CGATGCCTGGGCTGCTAAGGCCCGCGCGCTGGAGGAAGGAAAGGCTCAGTGATGCCGATGCGCGTAAGCGTTACTTTTATGCGAGTCCGCAGCCCCTTTCAGGGCTGAAGAATGTATAAGTTTTACAACGCAATTGTTGGTTTCAACGTGTCACCTGCTTTGCCTTCTCAGGAGATCTAAACTTGTCCGTTACTCGAAAACCGGATGCACGTAAGAAGAACCGCTCCGGCCGAATCAAAATTCAGGACGTCGCCCGGCTGGCGCAGGTATCGCTCAGCACCGTTTCTGGCGTGCTGAACGAAAAGGACAATATCCGTCCGGAGACACGGCAGCGCGTGCTGGACGTGATTGCACAGCTTGGCTATACGCCGAACATGTTTGCCAGCAATCTGGCGCGTCGTCGGACCAAACTGATCGGCATTATCGTTTCGGATCTATTGAATCCGTTCTTTGCAGAGATTGCGCGTGCGCTCGACATCGAAGCTCGGAAGCATGGCTACGAGACATTTCTGGCCTCTACGAACTTCAACATGGAGCAACAGGGAGAAGCCGTTCGCCAGATGCTATCCCTTCGTGTGGCTGGCATTGCCATGATGACCTCTGAAAACGACCCGGAGGCATTCTTTCAGCTCAAAGCCAGCGGCACGCCTGCGGTCTATCTGGACAACAATCACTCTGCACCAACCATCGGTACGGTACGCGTGGACAAGCGCCACGGAATGTACGTGGCTGTAAAGCATCTGCTGGAGCTTGGACACAGGCGCATTCTGCTGATCAAGAATTCGCAGCGTGATTCCAACGCTCCGCCGATGTTCTCGCATATGGAGCGACAAATCGGCTTTGAAGAAGCCCTGCACCAGTACAACGCCGCTGATATGGATGTTCACATCATCGATGAACCAGGCGAGCCAGCGGCAGCCGGGCTGAGTGCCGTTGAACGGGCGTTGAAGCATTATCGTTTTACTGCTGTGGTGGCCATCAACGACCTTGTGGCGTTGGGTGCATTCCGGGCACTGCAAGCTGCCGGTCGAACGATTCCCAATGATGTTTCAGTTGTGGGATTCGATGACACGTATCTGTGCCGCTTCCTGCATCCTCCATTAACGACGGTGGCAACCCCTCGCAACGAACTGGCGCACAGCGTTTTGGATATGCTGTTCCGCTACGTCGATGGCGAAGAGCACGTGAACGAACCGACGCTGTCGGCGAACATCGTCTTGCGTGAATCGACGGCTCCCCCCGCCAAAGAATAGACCGCACCACAGAGGAACGTTATGCGCCGCATCCTTGTCCTTTCATGTGTATTCATGGGGGGCGTTTGCCTTCCAGCGCAAACTCACACTCCCGCCTCGAGCGAGAGCGTGCTTTGGTACCGACAGCCTGCTCCAATATGGGACCATGCTTTGCCCATCGGCAACGGACGACTTGGTGCCATGGTCTTCGGAGGTGCAAACACCGGCGCGAACAATGGCGATCTGCAGGACGCTAAGGAAAACGCTGCGTTGATGGATGGTA contains the following coding sequences:
- a CDS encoding LacI family DNA-binding transcriptional regulator, with protein sequence MSVTRKPDARKKNRSGRIKIQDVARLAQVSLSTVSGVLNEKDNIRPETRQRVLDVIAQLGYTPNMFASNLARRRTKLIGIIVSDLLNPFFAEIARALDIEARKHGYETFLASTNFNMEQQGEAVRQMLSLRVAGIAMMTSENDPEAFFQLKASGTPAVYLDNNHSAPTIGTVRVDKRHGMYVAVKHLLELGHRRILLIKNSQRDSNAPPMFSHMERQIGFEEALHQYNAADMDVHIIDEPGEPAAAGLSAVERALKHYRFTAVVAINDLVALGAFRALQAAGRTIPNDVSVVGFDDTYLCRFLHPPLTTVATPRNELAHSVLDMLFRYVDGEEHVNEPTLSANIVLRESTAPPAKE